The Fusarium falciforme chromosome 7, complete sequence genome window below encodes:
- a CDS encoding DAO domain-containing protein, producing the protein MSSSAFPPPNGMSSFWRSQTGDLDNHQSTSALPGECDIVVVGAGYSGAALVTHILSKCVDRVPSILVLEARQLCSGATGRNGGHLKPDSYYAISRLANEYGIEAAAEVANFESANVEAVADFIREEEVECDFVMTRAIDVQFSMQHQNSLEAGYKSLLVKGVEATKHTYCAPQEFAEKLSGVKGAKGCFSYTAGHLWPYKLIHHMFRKAIANGVNLQTNTSVRTISPTRDENGFWTITTERGVVKTRKLVMATNAYTAALLPEYEGKIVPYRAICSRITAPGTAPLLTNSYALRFNNWDFDYLIPRPDGSIVVGGARQAYIRHLEDWYGNADDTKVIERARRYFDGYMQRHFSGWENSGAQVSDVWTGSELPRVGEIPGRPGMFIMGGFTGHGMPQVFLCASGMADVVLGNKGFNETGIPRLFQESKERLDDSTNRILELYQEPLKEFQSKL; encoded by the exons ATGTCTTCTTCCGCCTTCCCTCCGCCCAATGGTATGAGTTCCTTCTGGAGGAGCCAGACTGGGGATCTCGACAATCATCAATCAACGAGCGCGCTCCCGGGCGAATGCGATATTGTTGTGGTCGGAGCTGGGTACTCAGGAGCAGCGCTCGTTACGCACATTCTATCAAAATGTGTTGACCGAGTACCGTCAATCCTAGTTTTGGAGGCAAGGCAGCTGTGCTCTGGAGCGACTGGGCGAAATG GCGGCCACCTCAAGCCAGATTCTTACTACGCCATCTCGAGATTGGCGAACGAGTATGgcattgaggctgctgctgaagtCGCCAACTTCGAAAGCGCCAACGTCGAGGCGGTTGCAGACTTTATacgagaggaagaggtcgaGTGCGATTTCGTAATGACGCGAGCCATCGATGTTCAATTCTCGATGCAGCATCAAAACAGCCTTGAAGCAGGCTACAAGTCGTTGCTGGTCAAGGGAGTTGAGGCAACGAAACATACATATTGTGCGCCGCAAGAATTTGCTGAGAAA CTCTCGGGTGTCAAGGGAGCAAAGGGATGTTTCAGCTACACTGCTGGTCACTTGTGGCCCTACAAGCTCATTCATCACATGTTTCGcaaggccatcgccaacggCGTCAACCTACAAACGAACACATCAGTGCGAACGATATCTCCGACCCGAGACGAGAATGGCTTCTGGACCATCACAACAGAACGCGGTGTAGTCAAGACAAGGAAACTTGTCATGGCAACCAATGCGTATACGGCAGCTCTACTGCCAGAGTACGAAGGCAAGATTGTCCCTTACCGAGCCATTTGTAGTCGAATTACCGCCCCTGGGACAGCGCCCTTGTTGACAAACTCGTATGCACTGCGATTTAACAACTGGGACTTTGACTACTTGATTCCGCGACCCGACGGGAGTATTGTTGTTGGAGGCGCCCGGCAGGCCTATATCAGACACTTGGAGGACTGGTATGGTAACGCAGACGACACCAAGGTAATCGAGAGGGCTCGCCGTTACTTTGATGGTTACATGCAACGACATTTCAGTGGATGGGAGAACAGTGGCGCTCAGGTCAGTGATGTATGGACAGGAAGTGA GCTCCCGCGCGTCGGTGAGATTCCAGGCCGCCCCGGTATGTTCATTATGGGCGGGTTTACCGGTCATGGTATGCCCCAGGTATTTCTGTGCGCCAGTGGGATGGCAGACGTTGTTCTCGGCAACAAAGGGTTCAACGAAACTGGAATACCGCGATTGTTCCAGGAGTCCAAAGAGAGGCTCGATGACAGTACAAACAGGATATTAGAGTTGTACCAAGAGCCACTGAAGGAGTTCCAGTCAAAGCTCTGA
- a CDS encoding Zn(2)-C6 fungal-type domain-containing protein: MKTRQIRFRLWNQPRPTPHDELANPADRDTHPKGREARRSRSGCTECRRRRVKCDETFPVCVRCQKRGSFCQSPPRLTKWQHEAPWIKLGSSPAPTEQLVIKSKPDDKALLRYWLERASQIMVIDPDENPLSFPILEYVEQCPSLKHALQSVGAGHRHYFDPDKLSKCLEERSSALRLIIQDLSCPGDNLFPLFLSVLLVGLSTAWTNAPTAEFGQQHLRGARALTDILLSDASNRETRPPYFNFVVGAYLYWDMATAFLIPADEQVCLNTDEMYTALLDVGQEYHPFGGYSTEIFYLLGNVGRYCRSVVEKGVRDEPVEVALQEEMEKWEPNRDNPQLGLISDAFRSHGLINLEAICYRRRRDDSVDDSLMAELLNLTCEEDAELWHSLSSSSIDEDLEVRIRNRALEVVRNLISIPSSHGCTNLQAIPLFTAGSELTKEDTRERELVLQRFREVYSLNHLRANLTALEMLPEIWKRKDAGETITWLEVMIEKGWNIMLG, translated from the coding sequence ATGAAGACCAGACAGATCAGGTTCCGCCTTTGGAACCAGCCTCGACCGACTCCCCATGATGAGTTAGCCAACCCAGCCGACCGCGACACACATCCCAAAGGCCGAGAAGCACGAAGAAGTCGATCGGGCTGCACAGAATGCCGACGTAGGCGCGTCAAATGCGACGAGACATTTCCCGTGTGCGTCCGCTGCCAGAAACGCGGCTCCTTCTGCCAATCTCCCCCCAGGTTGACAAAGTGGCAGCACGAGGCGCCCTGGATCAAGCTTGGCTCCTCCCCAGCTCCCACCGAGCAGCTCGTTATCAAGTCAAAGCCCGATGACAAGGCTCTGCTACGATATTGGCTTGAGAGAGCCAGCCAAATCATGGTCATCGACCCTGACGAGAATCCGCTCTCGTTCCCCATCCTTGAATATGTCGAGCAATGTCCCAGCCTCAAGCATGCCCTGCAGAGCGTTGGTGCCGGGCACAGGCATTACTTTGATCCTGACAAGCTCTCTAAATGCCTGGAGGAGCGAAGTTCAGCCCTTCGTTTGATCATACAGGATCTATCTTGCCCTGGCGATAACCTGTTCCCTCTCTTCTTGAGTGTGCTGCTGGTCGGCCTCTCCACGGCCTGGACCAACGCCCCCACGGCCGAGTTTGGCCAGCAGCATCTCCGTGGAGCGCGAGCTCTCACCGACATTCTGTTATCCGACGCATCGAATCGAGAAACGCGACCGCCGTACTTCAACTTCGTCGTCGGGGCTTATCTGTACTGGGATATGGCCACGGCCTTCCTCATCCCAGCCGACGAGCAGGTGTGTCTCAACACTGATGAGATGTACACTGCTCTGCTGGATGTCGGCCAAGAATACCATCCTTTCGGGGGCTACTCGACCGAGATTTTCTACTTATTGGGCAATGTAGGGCGCTATTGTCGGTCGGTCGTCGAGAAGGGTGTTCGCGATGAACCGGTCGAGGTTGCGCtgcaggaggagatggagaaaTGGGAGCCGAACCGAGATAATCCCCAGCTCGGTCTCATAAGCGATGCCTTCAGGTCTCATGGGTTGATCAACCTAGAAGCCATCTGCTATCGGCGTCGTCGGGATGACAGTGTAGACGACTCTCTGATGGCCGAACTCCTCAACCTGACATGCGAAGAGGATGCGGAACTGTGGCACAGCCTATCATCAAGCTCAATCGATGAAGATCTCGAGGTTAGAATCAGGAATCGGGCGCTGGAGGTGGTGCGCAACCTTATCTCGATCCCCTCTAGCCACGGTTGTACCAACCTTCAGGCCATCCCGCTCTTTACGGCAGGCTCTGAACTGACCAAGGAGGATACACGGGAGAGAGAATTGGTGTTGCAGAGGTTCAGGGAGGTGTACTCGCTGAATCATCTGCGGGCGAATTTGACAGCGCTGGAGATGCTCCCAGAGATTTGGAAACGCAAGGATGCGGGCGAAACCATCACCTGGTTGGAAGTTATGATTGAGAAGGGTTGGAACATCATGTTGGGGTAA
- a CDS encoding DAO domain-containing protein, with translation MTANVTILGAGVTGMVIAASLPKEYDVTIVAEHMPGDYDTKDWASPWAGAIWVGVHDSRPLEQKMQLEGFAGLWKLAEKHPESSARQIEMTEIMDRGSKSDVWYADKLPGFRFLSKDELPAGAIYGMKYWTVVLTPQKFLLWLYQRLQARGVKFLRTKVMSLSDLKGLGHDILINASGFGAQTLSDVREQNMKSWRLQCVVAKNETYDRLFIRRGLNGYYSTAFSRMDGTVYVGGVLTEGSQDVNISEEHRATICRRAHENNPDLFPSPDPQDWPILYDHVGIYPTMDNEIAGVRCEREKVGRQNVIHAYGQNAGGYVYSFGLARSVVNLVNETILEVPSGSKL, from the exons ATGACGGCCAATGTTACAATCTTGGGTGCCGG CGTCACTGGAATGGTGATAGCAGCCAGCCTCCCCAAAGAGTACGATGTCACGATTGTTGCCGAACATATGCCGGGCGACTACGATACCAAAGACTGGGCCAGCCCTTGGGCTGGAGCGATTTGGGTCGGTGTTCACGACTCTCGACCCCTCGAACAGAAGATGCAACTAGAGGGTTTCGCGGGTCTGTGGAAACTAGCCGAGAAGCATCCCGAATCAAGTGCCCGTCAAATTGAAATGACCGAGATCATGGACAGGGGATCCAAGAGCGACGTCTGGTATGCCGATAAACTCCCTGGCTTCCGGTTTCTCTCCAAAGACGAACTTCCCGCCGGCGCGATATACGGCATGAAGTACTGGACCGTGGTTCTGACGCCCCAGAAATTCCTCCTGTGGCTGTATCAGAGACTTCAAGCCAGAGGAGTCAAATTCCTCCGAACAAAGGTCATGTCGCTCTCAGACCTCAAGGGCCTTGGCCACGACATCCTAATCAACGCTTCTGGGTTCGGGGCCCAAACTCTGTCCGACGTGCGTGAACAAAACATGAAGTCGTGGAGGTTGCAGTGTGTAGTAGCCAAAAACGAGACATACGACCGGCTTTTCATCCGCCGCGGCCTGAACGGCTACTACTCGACTGCTTTTTCGCGCATGGATGGCACCGTTTACGTTGGCGGAGTGCTCACTGAGGGCTCGCAAGACGTGAACATCTCGGAAGAGCACAGAGCGACG ATCTGCCGAAGAGCGCACGAAAACAACCCCGACTTGTTCCCGTCCCCTGACCCTCAAGATTGGCCAATTTTATACGATCACGTTGGAATTTACCCGACCATGGATAACGAAATTGCTGGTGTAAGGTGTGAGAGGGAAAAAGTTGGAAGACAAAATGTCATCCATGCCTATGGCCAGAACGCTGGTGGTTATGTGTATAGCTTCGGTCTCGCAAGATCGGTTGTCAACCTCGTGAACGAGACGATCCTGGAAGTTCCTAGCGGCTCCAAGCTGTAA
- a CDS encoding DAO domain-containing protein produces MVKITILGAGVTGMTIASQLPIDYKITIIGKHLPGDPEDFNFASNWAGACWVGVPDSSPRDRKLQLDSYAGLWKIASEHPDSGLRISQVTEIMETSSPDTIWFHDKIRGFRFLKPDELPTRATWGMTYKSIIISPPVFLKWLRARLEARGVEFKRMSIENLDELRSLGHDILINASGASSKQLPGVADKTLIPCRLQSIVMEKDWDKGFIYRGRDGYYFNIFGRPDGTCYVGGFKDFGVDDRTVYDEQRQTILTRGHTVLPDVMKSDRPEDYKILYDIATSYMLRRQEHGGARVEREVINGQKVVHAYGQEAGGFTYSFGMARAASELVAQYAYELPVSSHL; encoded by the exons ATGGTCAAAATCACCATCCTGGGTGCTGG TGTCACCGGCATGACAATTGCCAGCCAGCTGCCAATCGATTACAAGATCACCATTATTGGCAAGCACCTCCCAGGGGACCCAGAGGATTTCAACTTCGCCAGTAACTGGGCGGGCGCATGTTGGGTTGGCGTGCCCGATTCGAGCCCTCGAGACCGGAAGCTACAACTGGACTCATACGCCGGGCTCTGGAAGATCGCTTCCGAGCACCCTGACTCCGGCCTCCGGATCTCTCAAGTCACAGAGATCATGGAGACCAGCTCCCCCGATACCATCTGGTTCCATGACAAGATCCGCGGATTCCGATTCTTGAAGCCCGACGAGTTGCCTACCCGCGCGACTTGGGGTATGACCTACAAATCCATCATTATTTCTCCGCCGGTTTTTCTGAAATGGCTGAGAGCACGGCTTGAGGCCAGAGGCGTCGAGTTCAAACGCATGTCGATCGAGAATTTGGATGAGCTCAGGAGCTTGGGTCACGATATTCTCATCAATGCTTCTGGTGCAAGCTCAAAGCAATTGCCGGGCGTTGCCGATAAAACCCTTATTCCGTGCCGACTTCAATCAATTGTGATGGAAAAGGATTGGGATAAAGGATTCATCTACCGTGGCCGTGATGGATACTACTTCAACATCTTTGGTCGACCAGACGGTACCTGCTACGTCGGTGGCTTCAAGGATTTTGGGGTTGACGATCGAACCGTCTACGACGAACAGAGACAAACG ATTTTAACTCGTGGCCACACTGTATTGCCAGATGTCATGAAATCAGATCGACCTGAAGACTACAAGATCCTATACGACATTGCCACATCATATATGTTAAGACGGCAGGAGCATGGAGGTGCGAGGGTCGAGAGAGAAGTGATCAATGGCCAAAAGGTTGTGCATGCATACGGCCAGGAGGCGGGAGGGTTCACATATAGCTTCGGTATGGCAAGGGCTGCCAGTGAACTCGTTGCGCAGTACGCGTACGAGCTTCCTGTTTCTAGTCATTTGTAG